The genomic stretch TCTTATCTGACTAAACTGCTTCACCCTATAAGAGGACTAAGAGCGGATGGCAAATTCCTCCTTAAGATCCCCAGAACCTGCCTAAAAACAAGGGGTAATAGAGCTTTTGAAGTGGCTGGCCCTACTctttggaacaatcttcctaatTTTATTAGAATGGCTTCCACTTTATCTAAGTTCAAATCTGgacttaaaactcatcttttcTCTCTGGCTTTtagtatgtaattttttttcctattttttgttgtttttaactgtTTCTTGCTTAATTTATGTATATTCTTATTCTTTATTGTTGTATAGCACTTTGGTTTTGGACTTGAACTTGATGGATTTTAATGTAGAGAATAAACCTTGGACTAGCTccatattacattattttgcagaatgtttaatttgtattgtctatttataatgcattttccATTATCAGTTTcatgaaaataactttttcaacTGCCCTTCAGAAAAACAAAGCCCCCAGAGGAGGACAGCGGATCGTTGAGATGGTTTTGGTCGTTGATCATACGGAGGTATGAATGTGgtttaaagggaaaaaaatatcttgattacttatgtgttgtgtttatattgttaaaatatatCTATACATTTTCTTCAGTACAAGAGATTTGAAAGTTTCAAGAAAATCGAAGCAAGAATGATGTTGGTTGCAAATCACGTAGACAAGGTATCAAAAAACGTTGgtcttatataaaaaaataggtTTTGCATGGTAtgatttttaaagtaattattgaataaataaaacttttttcgCTTTCAGCTTTACCGACCTTTAAACATACGTGTCATGTTGGTTGGACTTGAAGTTTGGTCTCAAAGAGACATGATTGATGTCAGCAATGTACCAAATCTTACTCTGGAACGATTTTTACAATGGCGTCAGGATAGCCTGCTCAAAAGAAAGAAGCATGACAATGCCCATTTTATTACGTGAGTCACTGACTGCTCATCTTAATCAGTTTCTGTGCTGAGAATGCCACATTTTTACTCACacagaaccctttaagatgTGTCTCACCACaagctttaaaaacatctatttttatttttagaaattgtATTTGTGGATTTttgaaacaacaaaatattctttaaTGACTAATAttctcttttttatttagtgctgtAGATTTTGTTGGAACAACGGTTGGGTTGGCTACAATGAATGCTATGTGCTCTCCATCTTCCGGTGCTGTGAATCAGGTATAGTTATGagaatatgtttatatatgtaaatCAATAAATGCTACTTTTCTAAGATTTGAAAGTAAGGTTTGGTTGTGGtaaataacattaatgacataagatattttttctttgcaAAGGACCATAATAACAATCCCATTGCAGTGGCTTCTACCGTTGCACATGAAATGGGTCATAATCTGGGTATGTCACATGATGATTCAAACTGTGGATGCTCCTCTTACACGGGCTGCATTATGGGAGATACAATTGGGTGAGGCTACAtgtaaatacatacatttatacaatgGCACAAAAGATAAGCAAGTGCAGTTTAACTCTTTCCCAGACCCTTAATTTTCTTTCATATTCTTCCAACAGGCATATTTACCCTGATTCCTTCAGTGCTTGCAGTCAGTCGAACTTGAAGGCATTTTTGCAGAACTTTGACAGTAGCTGTCTACTAGACATTCCAGATGAGGGTGAACTATATGGAGGCCCAGTTTGTGGAAATGCTTTTGTTGAAAAAGGCGAAGAATGTGACTGCGGAACTGTTGAGGTTTGACACGTTGCTTTTAATATTTTCCAGATGAGTCAACTTCAGTTTCTTAGTTACAGCATGACATCACTAAAATAGAAGTGTGTTTGAGTAgcttataatatatacacactattgttcaaaagtttgaggtcggtaagaattttttaatgtttttgacaatattgtgaaatattattacagtttaaaataactgttttaatatattttaaaatgtaatttattcctgtgatggcaagcctgaattttcagcatcattactccacatgatccttcagaaatcattctaatatgcagattcGCCATTagcattatgtttttattgtgtctttactgttacttttgatttatttaacatgttcttgctgaataaaagtattaatttatttctataaattaaagtatattatttctttaaaaaacttaccccaaacttttgaacagtagtgtattctgaaaaaaaaaaaaaagttaattttgctGACCCAAGCTATGATTTTAGGAATGCAACAATCCCTGCTGCAATGCCTCCACCTGTCGACTGACCGTAGGGGCCCATTGTGCACATGGGGAGTGCTGCCACAATTGCCAGGTATCAGAAAAGCCACCCATCAGACTCCACAAGAAGACACCTGAAAATACATGTGAAAGTAGATTATTCCCTTAATTTGTCTCGTTCTTCCTCCCTTCTAGCTGAAACATTTAGGTAGCCTGTGCAGACAGAGTGCTCACGACTGTGATTTGGACGAGTACTGTACAGGAAAGTCAGCCTTCTGTCCTGAAGATGAGTATAAGATGAATGGACTCCCCTGCAATCATAATCAGGGCTACTGTTACAATGGACAATGTCCAACACATAAGGAACACTGCAAGATGCTGTGGGGATCAGGTACTaatctcactgagccattgctCAAACATGGCATTATGGATGCTCgctattttttgtaaaataaatttttacatAGAAATTAATAAGTAATTTATAAAATCCATATTTTGCGTATGTTTAGATGCAGAAGTGGATGTTGACACCTGTTTTAGTTATAATGTACTTGATAGAACCTCCAAGAGCACTGAGTAAGTGTAACTTAACTCTTCTTTGATGGATGAAGAGTAAATATAGTATTCTAATGATATTCTAATGGTAAAATGGTATTCTAAATCCTATAGGCACATGAAATGTGGGAAAATATACTGTTATGGTGGGAATACTTTCCCCATAACCAAGGAAAAATCAACAATAACTTTTCAATCAAAAATCTGCAACATGGCTGTGGATCCCTCGCCCACAGAAGACTTGGGAATGGTTCCAACAGGCACCAAATGTGACACTAATAAGGCAAgtaaataatgtacagtatattgcCTTAGACAAAATACTGAGTGTACAAAAcctttatttagttatttattcattttttaatatgttttccAATCAACAGGTGTGTTACAACAGCCTATGTCAAGACATTAGTTTATACGGCTCTGTGAACTGCTCTGATAAATGCAACAATCGTGGGGTGTGTGAtttctttttcagttttatattatttttaaataattttttacaagaaaagcattattgtaatgtttttcatGCTGTGATACTGTGATAAGCCATATTGCTCAATTGTGTTAAAAATCAGAAgaagattaaaaatatatatgattgCATCTAAGTGCCATCTAAAATATTCTtctaaaattagcatttttatcaGGCGCCTATGTTTAGGTttagtaatttcactttaatggcagtCAATAagtccttttcattgccattaaggtgaaataactgaacataaacataggagcctgataaaaaatatcattttagaagaaaatttcagatggcccttagaggtttttgcaatTGAACTCTTCATATTCATGTTACCTTTCAAAATTTGCCTTAGAGACATAATTTTTCAGAGCATAAACACATGTAAACTTATTactgacttttattttaaaggtgtGTAACCATAAGAGGGAGTGTCACTGCGATCCAGGCTGGGACCCACCCAACTGTGATGTTCAACACTCAGAACTTTCAAAAAGTAAACCAATTACATCCTTACCCTAAATACTACTTCACGTAATTCAGTCATTGACCATGCAAAACTAATTCTGTGCAATTTCAAATGTGTGATTTTGATTTCCAGCGAGACATGCTGTGATAATTGGTGTGTCCGCATCTGTAGTCATCCTTGGACTGATCATTATTATTGGAGCACTGGTGTGTCACAGGAACAAAATAATAGAATTTAGAAAGAAAAGGTAGGATCTGTTACACAACTgacaatcatgaactttcaatgtctgttttcatttctttaaatataaagaaGGACATTCTATTTTAAATTATCTTCTAAAAGGTCTTTGAAGGACATCCACAAATCCTCAGGCCAGTGCAATCCGGCATTCCAACCGGGAAGTGCAAAGAACAGCCCCAGATGCGCACAGCCACGCGTCAGTCAGCCAACTTTCCTTGAGTCATCCACTAGTCTGACCTGCAAACCTCTCTACTCTCCGGCTACACCCTGTAGACCAGCACCATTGGTAAAATCATTAATTCAGCCCTAAAACAAGCTGTTCAATTTGTGCTTCACATTAAAAGTGCATTTTAGGATGAAGGAATTTCTGAATATATACTGAATTCCTTATTTCTCACTATGCACAGGCTCCAAAGAATGCACCACAAACTAGGAATGAACAGGTAGTTAATCTTCTCTAAAAATACTATGTGTAATTATTTGAATCTATTCTTGACTAaaactgttttaataataatgaaaatgtatgtcCATATTCAATTAGATGGTGAAACCATCCGTCCCACCTCCTGGCATTTCCAGAAACATTCATCCTGCTCAGGTGAGGCCTAGAATATCTTGATATACactactgctcaaaagtttggggtcagatttttttaaagaaattaatacttttataaatgatttctatttaaattaaaagatgttcttttaaactttctattcatcaaagaatctttgaataaatgcatgccaatttccagaaaaatattaaacagcacaattgtttttaacactgataataagaagaaatgtttcttgagcagcaagtcatcatattagaatgatttctgaaggatcgtgtgacagtagtgatgctgaaaattcagctttgctatcataggaataaattacattttcaaacatattaaaaatagaaaacagatatattaaattgtaataatattgtaataatatttcactgtgtTACTgttttgatcagataaatgcagccttgatacTTGATACATCCTTGAACAtaaaagatttctttcaaaaacattttaaaaaatgtgttgaccactaacttttgaacggtggtgTACATATAATTAATTGTCAGTTCAATATTGGTTGCTTTTAATGACGCCAAGCTCAATACAGAGGTGACATAAAACAGATTActtgaaaatacagtttttcttTGTGAGAATACAGAGCATTGTGTCATTTCCTATGTTATTTCTAAATTTTGTTTTCAGGAAAAACCTCTGCTGCCACCATCTAAACCACTTCCTCCATCAAGACCATTACCGCCACTGGTATCTAAACCTGTAagaggccttttttttttcttctcatgaataattttaacagaaaGCATCCCATCCTACTAACATAAATACCACCTGTTATCCCTTCTTTGTTTGTACTGATAGGTGACTAAGTCAAAACCACCTCCAGTGCCTCCAACGAAACCTACTGGGATACAGCCAGTATTCACTCCACCTCAGGTAATGTTTTATTGCTTTACATTTAGCTGTTCACTTATAAACTATAAAAGCACTTTCAGTTTTCTCAAAAACTGCTAATGCTAATTTATTCAAGCTGATTGCCAGTTTAATTGTGTGAATGAATGTCAGTGTTTTAAAAGCTCTTTTGCATTCTCTGTAGGTCATCCAGAAAGTTGCACTAAAACCTCCTGCCAGGCCCAGATGATCTGGAACAGTATGAGTTACTCTGAATCATTGGGAGTTTTTAGAAGAAGCAGCTTACGAGCTAAACAAAGCTCATATTTCTTTGTGGTATAGCTCTGAATAACAAGATGAAGTTAAGGAGGATGGTAAAACAAAATGAAGCATTTTGCACTATAGGAATCGGCCGCGTTACTCTTTTGGTACGTCTTGTTTGTAATTTCCTTTATTGTATTTTGGCTGTctttgctgtttatttatttattttatattttcattttgagttATGTGTGCAGCTGTTTACAGTCAGTTCAGTTTGGGTCTCCCTGTAAATCTACATCACATTGTCTCTCAAACAGCGTGTTCTTCAAAAAGACACTTTGTCTGCAATGTATTATGGTGTGTTCATTCTTGTTACTGCAACTTTATTTTATGTACTTGCAATCTTATACCATGTAATTGAGACctttttcttaattattttttacatgttaTTTGGACATTTGAAATTACAGGAGGGGTCCTGCAAAGAGGCTGGTGCCATAGGGCCTTTCTCGAGCATAATCCGTCCTGGCTTTAGTGATTTGCTTATGTTCAGATTTTGCCTTATTTATACGTTTCTtacacttttttgttgtttgttttgtgattctTGAGGTTTTTGCACTCCAACAAAggcaaacatttgttttttgccTACCTAATGTTTAAATTCAAACTTGCAATGATCTCAGCTGGTCTGATTTTACTCTTTAATGAAAGAGTTTGctgtttttaaatttgtttactATAATAAAGTTTTTCACATTTCTCTTTTAATCAGTTTGTTTATTTCCACATATTTTGAATCGCTTTTTCACGTGTAACGACATGACCTCTACTGCGCCCTGTATTTTCGTTGCTTAGTAACGATTCAAACAACCATAATAATGCATGTAACGTTACCTCTGAAATAACAGTTTCGGGCTTTAATCACGCAAAAGCTTGTTTCAAATGATGGATGGGCCTAAACAGTTAGACAAAGAAACTTTGCAAGACCTCTACGCGTGGATAGACAACATACCGCTCTCCAGACCCAAACGGAATATAACAAGAGATTTTAGCGATGGAGGTATGCTATATCCTTCAAGAAACAAATAAAACGATTAGCTCATTAACTAACTATTCATGTTTGTTGACATCGCATTTGAACAATAACTAGAtaaaagtaatgcaatatttattattatacttaTTAATACTATCATCTAAATagctatataacattttttcagTTCAATATTGTATTTTACCGATTTCCATAAGCAGTTATGGCTGCAGAAGTAGTAAAGCATTTCTTCCCTAAACTGGTGGAGCTGCACAACTACACGCCCGCACATTCCACGCAACAGAAGCTGAGTAACTGGAGCACCTTGAACAGGCaagtatatttatttgttctcCACGCAGACAGTAATGCAAACACCGCACTGCTTATCTGACCCCCGTGTGTCGCTTGACAGTCCCCGGAGGATTGCAGGAATGTGACATTACACCTCAGCAATAACACTGGGACCTCCAACTGAACTATTAACACTAGCTGGGTCTccaaacctagtgagctgcctacccaGACAGCATACTTGGGCATCATATGTCGAGCAGTGGGGGGAATTATGTAGAAGGAGAAGTTTTAGTACCATTTTTGTATAGAATTAAACAACACACAACTGCATCATGTTCTCATTTCAGAAAAGTTTTCTCCAAGCTGAACTTTCATATACCTGAGGACTTGGTGAAGAAAATTGTGGTCAACACAGCAGGCTACATTGAACCAGTCCTTTGCTCTCTGAGAGAGAAGATAGAGGAAAAGAGAGCAGGAAAACAATTAGATGGCACACAGGTGAGTCTGTGTGAATTTgcattgtttattatatttgcATTATTCTTTATAATGGCTGAATGAGCAGTAATTTAACCCTGCCTCATCCTTTTTTATAGGACTTGGAATATTACAGCACAACAAATGGACAGCCGAGAACAGGTAGATACCGTAAAACGTTGCACAGAAATGGGACTTTAGCTTCCCACGTTTTATAAGCTACAGTAGGGCATTGAAAGTCTTTTTGAAGAGATATGACATGGAGGTCATCATGGCTCAGGAGTTGGTGGGGGAGACCCTGGCGAAGACCCCTTGGACTGTGATCTGCTTTAGTGGCAGACCCAGTGACTGGGTATATTGATACTGCAGTTTCAATATATCAGTAGTCAAAATTTGGTATtgattcctttaaaaaaaaaaataccgaTATTTAAGAAATAATCAGCATCAGTATCAACATTGGCATTGTTATAATTGTTACAAAAAGaatcaacttaaaaaagttTGGTATTACCCATCCCTAGTGACTGGCTTTGAGTCTAGCTTCATTTTATGAAACAGTCACTTCACAAATCAGTATGTTTTAGTTGTCTGTAACCCTATAACttggatatttcacccaaaaatgaaaattcatcattTAGTCACCTTCATGTTATTCTTCATGTTACTCATAAGACTTTGGTTAATCTTCAGTGAAAGTATTGTGAAAAGatacgatcactttatatgatgaacagatttaaattaggcttttatttatatCTAAACAGCAATCGACACTcatacatagagcacatcacATTTGGTAAGCATGAAGGAGGCTGAACCCATGTCCATACCTTTACAGAACATGACTCCCATAGCAAAATGTGAAGTGATGTGGCTAGACCTCATTCACCACCCACCTAAATGCGCTAGTGGAAGTCAGTGGCCAGTGTTCCCACCCATATTAACTGTTTGCTGTGAAGGGAGGACATATGAACTGTAGTTTGTGTTTGCTGTCTCCGCTGCATGTGAAATGTGATGCTAGTTAGAATGATTAATTCCACTGCTTAATTCGCTTATCATTTGTCTAAACGGATAAGATCTAAACACTTGGAAATGTGCCagcattatgtttttttagGAAACTAAGCATGAGGTCTGTGATCATAGATGAGCTGATTGTCACAATACTCAGAAAACTCAGCCCTTGCCTCAGTAACTGTAAACCAAACTGGCAAGCTTAGCAAGTTAAGTGTCGCAAGTACTAAGGAGTTTGTTTATGCCCTTTTATGTGCAAAGAAGAGCAGttttcttggaaaaaaaaaaaaatagtcaagaCTGTTTTCTgcttagttcaccctaaaatgacatttctgtcatcatttattcactcttatgtcgttccaaacctttttttctgtgaaacataaaagaagatattagaAGAATATCACtaaaaaaactactaaaaatacAATATCTTCAGTTCTGTTTCACAGAAAAGAAGTCAcacatgttttattgttttttgttgttgttgtagatattttaatttataagaATCCATAGatagaaaatctttttttttcttctttttttttttagatatttacaGGTCCTCCAGTTTCTAGTTTAGTAAACAATTATGGAAACTGTGTTTCTTTCCATATGTATTAGCATGGAATAAAAACAGTCAGCTGCGTTTAGAAATAGGCCAAATGCATTGCATTGTCTGCACTCTTAACATCACATGGAGAAGGGCCAGATCAGCCCTCCATTTCCCACACCTCATCATCATGGCGTCTTAGTCATGACAACATCTGGTTTCAGCTCTGACTCCCTCTTTTCTTGATAGAAAAGGTTCTGCGTCCATCAGCTCCATTCACCAGAGAGCCCTTATCACTTCCAACAGGCTCAACACACTTGGCTAAAAGCCCTTTTCGTCCATAGCAAACTCAAGCCAACAGTAGACTATTGAGTCTATTATGAGTCCAGAGAGGCTAGATTGTTTCTGATATATCATATTATCAAAGCGCAGACCTTTTCTGTTGAGGAAATAGGAGTCCtgagtcctttttttttttttttgttaggtAGGTACTGTTCAATTTTAGCTTGTTATGCTTGTTATCCTTATGGGATGTTTATAAGGTGCAGCACAGCTGGTGTTGATGATTCAAAGCTTAAAGCCAAATAAAACTCTCCTGCTCTGTAGTTACAGTCTGGTGCCCCGTCAATGTGTCTTTTTGACCTTATTGTGTTTAATGGGTTCAAATGGAGTCTAATTACTTTAGCCTTCCTGGATAAGCAATTCTCATGAGCTTTAAAATCCTAAAGTATGGGGAGTACCACTCATCTAGAGGAAATTGATGCAGGGTATCATGAGGATAAGGTCTCAGTGCCTGAATTTAGCCTGGAGGTATCCTGAAGCTGCTCTATGCCAAGACCCAGCACTTGAGTTTTAGGCTGTCGCCTATATTTGTACATCAGGACATGTTTACCTGTCTGCTAAAGCCTTTGTTAGTTTCAAAaccaaaatgtttaaatgaaaatgtttttttttttttttttaaatatcaccttgtccttttctctgttttctcaaATTTCTACAGTGAATCATCTGATGGTTTTTGAGACCACTCCAGCCACCAATCAAGCCACCGTGAAGATAACAGACAAAGTCAGGTATTGAGTGATGAACtgtgattttgtttaaaaataactttctgAGGTCTTTCATGTAagcctgtgaaaaaaaaatatacatttataatggacTTGTTGTAAATCTTACATAGTGCTGCTGCAGCCTTGGGAACAAATGTGGATCCATCTGTCCGTTTACTCTTGGAGGAAAAGGAGCAAGccattttggctttacagcagacTGTTGAGGTAAGgttttgatattaaaataattttaaattttattatatatcactttatatcataatttagTCTGCTTAAATCCCCTGCAATCTTCCATTCATCTGCCTCTGTTTTTGAATGCAATGCTCACATCTCAAAATTCAATCAACAACCAATGAATAGAACTATGTCACCGgcctacatttttaattttctgatAATCTGCTACGCTTGGATGTGTCACaatacagaacaaaaaaatctatcaGTACTTCTGTTTCAACACAAATTTAACGTGCATAAGAATtagtataaattaattttaaatctttatttcttGCACGAGACCTTCagatattctttaaaaatgttcagtCTTATGACTTGCAAAACCTAACTAACAAGTTAGTTTCAGCACCTTTAGCATACAATGCCAGCTGGTGAGAGATGCTTGTGTCGCTATAGGAAATTTGCCCTTCCTGTGCTATTCTCCCTGCATGTGGTCAAGGGCTGCAAGTCACATATACGCTGACATGTTTCCTGTCACTGTTTGCAAGATTGTTAAATGAGTCACTGTTAGTTCAGCAGCTGTGATATTTGTCATCCGACAATTAGTATAATAATTAGTATAATAATTTGTACTGTTTCAGCAACACATTCAACTGCTTGAAGTTTGATAATTGCAACTGTTTGCATTTcaattgaaagaaaaagaaattcagTAACTGTCCACCTTATGAAAGTCTGATCAACTTCTGCACTAAATACTCATGAAAGCTTATATGGATGGAAATGACACTGCTACAGAATGATTGTGACATTAACCTTTTTGTCTGTTCTTTTGTGCCATTGCGAAGCCTTTGGTTTGCAGATATTATATCATAAATCAACAACCACTGTTGAATATCGCCTAAATGTTCTACGTTCCTCCAGATTTTACAGATTAAAGTAAACAGATTGGAGCACCTTGTGCATCTTAAGGACCTACGCATTGAGGACTTGACAAAGTACTTAGAGCAATATAAGGCAAGCAACTCATGATCTCATTATTTCATTACATTGCCACTATCAGGAATTGTATTTCTGGAAGTGCATTCTATATTCATACTTAAGACTCTTAGTAAACTGTTAGAAAAAGCTGGTGTGTTGTCCATGTGAAAACATCTCTTTTTCCACACCTGTTTCCTAACCTGTGATTGCTAGCATCAGAAACACTGACAGCAATTTCTTTAACTTGCATATTGCATTAGCAGAGACCATCTTCAGCAGTTTATGCTTCTGCTTATGAATGATTCACCAGTCTcagcaacattttatttttagaatttacattgtatttttttagagactgttttttttttccctttctttttttcaccaACTATTTAAGAACAGACTTCCATCAGTGTTGATTGTGATAATCTTACTGAGTTTACTCTCAACAGTAACTGCAGTGataatggttttattttatgtgGATTTATTGAACATTATATTTAACATAGTCACTTTGATGTTATAGTTCTGTgattttcaaaatgattttccACAGTACCCAGTTGAttctgtttttgtctgttttttaagttattttgtgattttgttgATCATTCTACATTGTTTATAAGACTTCATAATATTATTAGTTGTCATGTCATGAAACCAGTATCCTGGTCTGCCATGTTTGTGGCTGATGTTAGATGTTGAAATTAAAGTATTTGTATTCAAATGGATTTCATTTTGATGCAAGTATGGAAACTGACTGATTGGACCAACATTCTTATGCAAACATAACAACAAATGTTATGCTTGCAAAGACACTAGAATATATCACATGCAGACATGTACaggaaataaaagtatttttatgatCAAGTTTCATATCTTCTTTCCTTAAAAATGTTCTCTTAAGTTAGTTTTATAGGGTTTCCATTGTGGTAATGAGTATATGTGGTTAGattgaggatgggctgcaaaactttaaagggttagttcacccaaaaatgaaatttctgtcattaagtactcaccctcatgttgtcccaaacccgtaagaccttcatttgtcctcagaacacaaattaagacatttttgatgaaatccgagggtatctgatccacacatagacagaaatgacattgcaccttttgaggtccagataggtactaaagacatcgttaaaaccggcgacatgactgcagtggttcaaccttaatattatgaagcaacaagaatactttttgtgcgcaaaaacaaaaccaaaatagcgactttattcaacaaattcatctgtccCCTGTCTGCTGCACTATTtttgttgcagagcttcagtgtttacgtccgaacgcggGCTCAgcattggccggctcctgcgtcagcatcacacgcatgcgtcgtgcttcTCACGTGACCAGAAGCGGCCAACACTGAGCCGccgttcggacataaacactgaagctctgcaacgaaaatagcgtagcagtatgacaggggacagatgaatttgttgaatacagtgagggtgaactaaccctttaagactacatatactgtatgttgtttgattatatacatgcaagtatataatgacagtctctttgatagttatattagcatgtgttatttgctatctaaca from Ctenopharyngodon idella isolate HZGC_01 chromosome 13, HZGC01, whole genome shotgun sequence encodes the following:
- the spef1 gene encoding sperm flagellar protein 1 isoform X1 is translated as MMDGPKQLDKETLQDLYAWIDNIPLSRPKRNITRDFSDGAVMAAEVVKHFFPKLVELHNYTPAHSTQQKLSNWSTLNRKVFSKLNFHIPEDLVKKIVVNTAGYIEPVLCSLREKIEEKRAGKQLDGTQDLEYYSTTNGQPRTVNHLMVFETTPATNQATVKITDKVSAAAALGTNVDPSVRLLLEEKEQAILALQQTVEILQIKVNRLEHLVHLKDLRIEDLTKYLEQYKASNS
- the spef1 gene encoding sperm flagellar protein 1 isoform X2, whose protein sequence is MMDGPKQLDKETLQDLYAWIDNIPLSRPKRNITRDFSDGVMAAEVVKHFFPKLVELHNYTPAHSTQQKLSNWSTLNRKVFSKLNFHIPEDLVKKIVVNTAGYIEPVLCSLREKIEEKRAGKQLDGTQDLEYYSTTNGQPRTVNHLMVFETTPATNQATVKITDKVSAAAALGTNVDPSVRLLLEEKEQAILALQQTVEILQIKVNRLEHLVHLKDLRIEDLTKYLEQYKASNS
- the adam8a gene encoding disintegrin and metalloproteinase domain-containing protein 8a, with translation MGKTKPPEEDSGSLRWFWSLIIRSAVDFVGTTVGLATMNAMCSPSSGAVNQDHNNNPIAVASTVAHEMGHNLGMSHDDSNCGCSSYTGCIMGDTIGHIYPDSFSACSQSNLKAFLQNFDSSCLLDIPDEGELYGGPVCGNAFVEKGEECDCGTVEECNNPCCNASTCRLTVGAHCAHGECCHNCQLKHLGSLCRQSAHDCDLDEYCTGKSAFCPEDEYKMNGLPCNHNQGYCYNGQCPTHKEHCKMLWGSDAEVDVDTCFSYNVLDRTSKSTEHMKCGKIYCYGGNTFPITKEKSTITFQSKICNMAVDPSPTEDLGMVPTGTKCDTNKVCYNSLCQDISLYGSVNCSDKCNNRGVCNHKRECHCDPGWDPPNCDVQHSELSKTRHAVIIGVSASVVILGLIIIIGALVCHRNKIIEFRKKRSLKDIHKSSGQCNPAFQPGSAKNSPRCAQPRVSQPTFLESSTSLTCKPLYSPATPCRPAPLAPKNAPQTRNEQMVKPSVPPPGISRNIHPAQEKPLLPPSKPLPPSRPLPPLVSKPVTKSKPPPVPPTKPTGIQPVFTPPQVIQKVALKPPARPR